One part of the Sardina pilchardus chromosome 5, fSarPil1.1, whole genome shotgun sequence genome encodes these proteins:
- the supt20 gene encoding transcription factor SPT20 homolog isoform X3 produces MQCLEYALDRAEYIVESARQRPAKRRASSSGRKSLYQKLYELYIEECEKEPELKKLRRNVNLLEKLVAQESISCLVINLYPGNEGYSLMLRGKNGSDSETIRLPYEEAELLEYLDAEELPPVLVDLLEKSQVNIFHCGCVIAEVRDYRQSGNTKIPSCQTHHILLRPTMQTLICDVHSMTSDHHRWTQDDKLQLESQLILATAEPLCLDPSISVTCTANRLLYNKQKMNTRSMKRCFKRHSRAALNRQLEMANFPTPPQLRLFDYLQKRKERKPAPSIDLKISKAGNSVDMWKQSACQLTVPSEIDVEKYAVVEKSVKIEDSQPTVWPAQEVKDDYTFECEVNGQTQKTKVTIFQSVGDPLFYGKIFSAKDSKTEEDVPDLHLIHPPFLIGSKTDADRFLKQYKEVYERDVKCQVKMSHNSGSSVSQGPLSPNREAETDTFSGLVQSSVLGKGVRHRPPPIKLPATSTSSSGNPYSSQTSSGHLKCPTPPPAKNQSLTRKHSMDQVGLLSPAALSPMGSSQRSGTPKPSTPTPTNTPCSTPHPADALSATPLTSLTPTLQDAAVVAQQQQQQTPTLLAPFAQQQMALSQALPVMTIPLPTSINTGTTSSQVMASPTGLNFINVVGSVCSPQTLMGGPNPMLGCSPGINLSGILPSGGLMSGALPTMQSTAQAGSPFSLNNTQGLRPLNLLQIPQMIFNPLQQPQLSQFSPQQQNSQSTTSSPLQQGELTDQTAADQGLGAQQTAVINLTGVGGFMSSQAAVLSQLGCGLERPGPSLPSPRLQQQQHQPQIQLQFLQHQMQQQQQQMAMAAGAAPQVGLPQQQQHSASQARSKRKRSTP; encoded by the exons ATG CAGTGTTTGGAATATGCATTGGATCGGGCCGAG TACATCGTTGAAAGCGCTCGTCAGCGACCTGCAAAGAGGAGGGCCTCTTCTAGCGGGAGGAAATCATTATATCAGAAACTCTACGAGTTATACATTGAAGAATGTGAAAAAGAACCAGAGTTGAAG AAGCTGAGAAGAAATGTCAATCTACTTGAGAAGTTGGTTGCGCAGGAGTCCATATCATGCCTTGTGATTAACTTATACCCTGGGAATGAAGGGTACTCACTGATGCTGAGGGGGAAGAATGGATCTG ATTCAGAGACGATTCGGCTACCATATGAAGAAGCTGAGTTGTTGGAGTACCTCGATGCTGAGGAGTTGCCCCCTGTCCTAGTTGACCTTCTGGAAAAATCACAG GTGAATATATTCCACTGTGGCTGTGTTATTGCCGAGGTCCGAGACTACAGGCAGTCGGGGAACACCAAGATTCCCTCCTGTcaaacccatcacattttattaCGACCCACTATGCAG ACCCTTATCTGTGATGTCCATTCGATGACGAGTGACCATCATAGATGGACCCAG GATGATAAGCTGCAGCTGGAGTCTCAGCTGATCTTGGCCACAGCAGAGCCTCTCTGCCTGGACCCCTCTATCTCTGTGACCTGCACAGCCAACCGCCTTCTCTACAACAAACAGAAGATGAACACACGCTCCATGAAACG GTGTTTCAAGAGGCACTCGCGTGCCGCGCTAAACCGGCAGCTGGAGATGGCCAACTTCCCCACGCCGCCTCAGCTCCGGCTCTTTGACTACCtgcagaagaggaaggagaggaaaccAGCACCTTCAATAGACCTTAAGATCTCCAAGGCCGGCAAT AGCGTTGACATGTGGAAACAGAGTGCCTGCCAGCTCACCGTCCCATCAGAAATCGat GTGGAGAAGTATGCAGTGGTGGAGAAGTCAGTGAAAATAGAAGACTCACAGCCTACGGTTTGGCCAGCACAG GAGGTGAAAGATGACTACACTTTTGAGTGTGAGGTAAACGGTCAGACTCAGAAGACGAAGGTGACCATCTTCCAGTCGGTGGGAGATCCCCTGTTCTATGGTAAAATCTTCAGCGCCAAAGACTCCAAAACTGAGGAGGACGTTCCGGACCTTCACCTCATCCATCCACC GTTCCTAATAGGTTCAAAGACTGATGCTGACCG gtttTTGAAGCAGTATAAGGAAGTGTATGAGAGGGACGTTAAGTGTCAGGTGAAGATGTCCCACAATTCGGGAAGCTCCGTGTCCCAGGGGCCGCTCTCTCCGAACCGTGAGGCGGAG acGGACACTTTCTCAGGACTTGTGCAGTCCTCAGTTCTGGGAAAGGGAGTGAGGCACCGACCACCTCCCATCAAACTTCCAGCCACTAGCACCAGCTCCTCAG GTAATCCATATAGCTCACAGACCTCTTCAGGTCATCTAAAGTGCCCAACTCCCCCGCCTGCTAAAAACCAGTCCCTGACCCGGAAGCACTCCATGGATCAGGTCGGCCTGCTGTCCCCGGCCGCCCTCTCCCCCATGGGCTCATCACAAA GGTCAGGGACGCCAAAGCCTTCGACGCCCACCCCCACGAACACGCCGTGCTCCACGCCGCACCCGGCCGACGCCCTGAGTGCCACGCCGCTGACGTCGCTGACGCCCACGCTGCAGGACGCAGCCGTGgtggcgcagcagcagcagcagcagacgccCACCCTCCTCGCCCCGTTCGCCCAGCAGCAGATGGCGCTGAGCCAGGCCCTGCCCGTCATGACCATCCCCCTGCCAACGTCCATCAACACCGGCACCACGTCCTCCCAGGTCATGGCCAGCCCGACCGGGCTCAACTTCATCAACGTGGTCGGGTCCGTTTG CAGTCCACAGACGTTGATGGGAGGCCCCAACCCCATGCTGGGCTGCAGTCCAGGGATCAACCTGAGTGGAATACTGCCCTCTGGTGGCCTCATGTCAGGCGCTCTGCCCACCATGCAGTCCACAGCGCAGGCTG GGAGCCCATTCAGTCTGAACAACACCCAAGGATTAAGACCTCTGAATCTGCTCCAG ATCCCTCAGATGATCTTCAACCCACTGCAACAGCCACAGCTGTCCCAGTTTTCCCCGCAGCAGCAGAACAGCCAGTCGACCACATCCAGCCCTCTACAACAGGGGGAGCTG ACTGATCAAACTGCCGCTGATCAGGGCCTTGGAGCCCAGCAAACAGCCGTCATCAACCTGACTGGAGTTGGAGGATTCATGTCTTCTCAGGCTGCTg TGCTGTCGCAGCTGGGCTGCGGTCTGGAGAGGCCCGGGCCCAGCCTGCCGTCTCCAAGGctccagcaacagcagcaccagccacAGATCCAA TTGCAATTCTTGCAGCACcaaatgcagcagcagcagcagcaaatggCTATGGCAGCGGGGGCGGCACCCCAGGTGGGGCTgccgcagcaacagcagcattcCGCCAGCCAAGCAAGAAGTAAACGGAAGCGCAGCACAccctaa
- the exosc8 gene encoding exosome complex component RRP43, producing MAEGFKTADPLEYHKSFLKENCRPDGRELDEFRTTTLNIGPISTAEGSALVKIGNTTVMCGIKAELTPPPSDTPDKGYIVPNVDIPPLCMSKVRSGPPEEQAQAASQFVADIIESSEIIRKEDLCIEKEKLCWVLYCDIMCLDYDGNLLDTCIVALLAALKNTLLPKVTINKETDLPEVDLLEKCPININRHPVGSSFAVFDNTILIVDPTADEESLATAVMTLVIDEEGRLCTLHKPGGTTLSGEKLQDCMGRAVTRHREISKLVDKILQSMKK from the exons ATGGCGGAAGGATTCAA GACTGCAGACCCGTTGGAATATCACAAGAGTTTCTTG AAAGAAAACTGTCGTCCTGATGGACGGGAACTTGACGAGTTCAGGACAACAACGTTAAATATAG GTCCCATATCAACAGCTGAAGGTTCTGCCTTGGTTAAGATAGGAAACACGACTGTGATGTGTGGCATAAAAGCG GAACTGACCCCTCCTCCATCTGATACACCAGATAAGGGCTACATAG TGCCCAATGTGGACATACCCCCACTTTGCATGTCAAAGGTCCGGTCGGGTCCACCTGAAGAGCAAGCCCAGGCTGCTAGCCAGTTTGTTGCTGACATAATAGAAAG ttCAGAGATTATCCGGAAAGAAGACTTGTGTATTGAAAAAGAAAAG CTTTGTTGGGTTCTATACTGTGATATAATGTGTTTGGATTATGATGGAAACTTATTGGATACCTGCATTGTTGCACTGCTTGCTGCCCTTAAGAACA CACTACTCCCAAAGGTCAcaataaacaaagaaacagacTTACCTGAAGTGGATCTCTTAGAGAAATGCCCCATTAATATAAATAGACATCCTGTTGGATCTTCATTTGCTGTATTTGACAA CACAATCCTCATCGTCGATCCCACGGCAGATGAGGAGAGCTTAGCTACCGCAGTCATGACTTTGGTCATAGACGAAGAGGGCCGCCTGTGTACTCTACACAAACCAG GCGGTACGACACTCTCTGGGGAGAAACTTCAAGACTGCATGGGTCGTGCAGTCACACGACACCGTGAGATCAGCAAACTGGTGGACAAAATCTTACAGAGTATGAAGAAATGA
- the supt20 gene encoding transcription factor SPT20 homolog isoform X2, with product MQQCLEYALDRAEYIVESARQRPAKRRASSSGRKSLYQKLYELYIEECEKEPELKKLRRNVNLLEKLVAQESISCLVINLYPGNEGYSLMLRGKNGSDSETIRLPYEEAELLEYLDAEELPPVLVDLLEKSQVNIFHCGCVIAEVRDYRQSGNTKIPSCQTHHILLRPTMQTLICDVHSMTSDHHRWTQDDKLQLESQLILATAEPLCLDPSISVTCTANRLLYNKQKMNTRSMKRCFKRHSRAALNRQLEMANFPTPPQLRLFDYLQKRKERKPAPSIDLKISKAGNSVDMWKQSACQLTVPSEIDVEKYAVVEKSVKIEDSQPTVWPAQEVKDDYTFECEVNGQTQKTKVTIFQSVGDPLFYGKIFSAKDSKTEEDVPDLHLIHPPFLIGSKTDADRFLKQYKEVYERDVKCQVKMSHNSGSSVSQGPLSPNREAETDTFSGLVQSSVLGKGVRHRPPPIKLPATSTSSSGNPYSSQTSSGHLKCPTPPPAKNQSLTRKHSMDQVGLLSPAALSPMGSSQRSGTPKPSTPTPTNTPCSTPHPADALSATPLTSLTPTLQDAAVVAQQQQQQTPTLLAPFAQQQMALSQALPVMTIPLPTSINTGTTSSQVMASPTGLNFINVVGSVCPQTLMGGPNPMLGCSPGINLSGILPSGGLMSGALPTMQSTAQAGSPFSLNNTQGLRPLNLLQIPQMIFNPLQQPQLSQFSPQQQNSQSTTSSPLQQGELTDQTAADQGLGAQQTAVINLTGVGGFMSSQAAVLSQLGCGLERPGPSLPSPRLQQQQHQPQIQLQFLQHQMQQQQQQMAMAAGAAPQVGLPQQQQHSASQARSKRKRSTP from the exons ATG CAGCAGTGTTTGGAATATGCATTGGATCGGGCCGAG TACATCGTTGAAAGCGCTCGTCAGCGACCTGCAAAGAGGAGGGCCTCTTCTAGCGGGAGGAAATCATTATATCAGAAACTCTACGAGTTATACATTGAAGAATGTGAAAAAGAACCAGAGTTGAAG AAGCTGAGAAGAAATGTCAATCTACTTGAGAAGTTGGTTGCGCAGGAGTCCATATCATGCCTTGTGATTAACTTATACCCTGGGAATGAAGGGTACTCACTGATGCTGAGGGGGAAGAATGGATCTG ATTCAGAGACGATTCGGCTACCATATGAAGAAGCTGAGTTGTTGGAGTACCTCGATGCTGAGGAGTTGCCCCCTGTCCTAGTTGACCTTCTGGAAAAATCACAG GTGAATATATTCCACTGTGGCTGTGTTATTGCCGAGGTCCGAGACTACAGGCAGTCGGGGAACACCAAGATTCCCTCCTGTcaaacccatcacattttattaCGACCCACTATGCAG ACCCTTATCTGTGATGTCCATTCGATGACGAGTGACCATCATAGATGGACCCAG GATGATAAGCTGCAGCTGGAGTCTCAGCTGATCTTGGCCACAGCAGAGCCTCTCTGCCTGGACCCCTCTATCTCTGTGACCTGCACAGCCAACCGCCTTCTCTACAACAAACAGAAGATGAACACACGCTCCATGAAACG GTGTTTCAAGAGGCACTCGCGTGCCGCGCTAAACCGGCAGCTGGAGATGGCCAACTTCCCCACGCCGCCTCAGCTCCGGCTCTTTGACTACCtgcagaagaggaaggagaggaaaccAGCACCTTCAATAGACCTTAAGATCTCCAAGGCCGGCAAT AGCGTTGACATGTGGAAACAGAGTGCCTGCCAGCTCACCGTCCCATCAGAAATCGat GTGGAGAAGTATGCAGTGGTGGAGAAGTCAGTGAAAATAGAAGACTCACAGCCTACGGTTTGGCCAGCACAG GAGGTGAAAGATGACTACACTTTTGAGTGTGAGGTAAACGGTCAGACTCAGAAGACGAAGGTGACCATCTTCCAGTCGGTGGGAGATCCCCTGTTCTATGGTAAAATCTTCAGCGCCAAAGACTCCAAAACTGAGGAGGACGTTCCGGACCTTCACCTCATCCATCCACC GTTCCTAATAGGTTCAAAGACTGATGCTGACCG gtttTTGAAGCAGTATAAGGAAGTGTATGAGAGGGACGTTAAGTGTCAGGTGAAGATGTCCCACAATTCGGGAAGCTCCGTGTCCCAGGGGCCGCTCTCTCCGAACCGTGAGGCGGAG acGGACACTTTCTCAGGACTTGTGCAGTCCTCAGTTCTGGGAAAGGGAGTGAGGCACCGACCACCTCCCATCAAACTTCCAGCCACTAGCACCAGCTCCTCAG GTAATCCATATAGCTCACAGACCTCTTCAGGTCATCTAAAGTGCCCAACTCCCCCGCCTGCTAAAAACCAGTCCCTGACCCGGAAGCACTCCATGGATCAGGTCGGCCTGCTGTCCCCGGCCGCCCTCTCCCCCATGGGCTCATCACAAA GGTCAGGGACGCCAAAGCCTTCGACGCCCACCCCCACGAACACGCCGTGCTCCACGCCGCACCCGGCCGACGCCCTGAGTGCCACGCCGCTGACGTCGCTGACGCCCACGCTGCAGGACGCAGCCGTGgtggcgcagcagcagcagcagcagacgccCACCCTCCTCGCCCCGTTCGCCCAGCAGCAGATGGCGCTGAGCCAGGCCCTGCCCGTCATGACCATCCCCCTGCCAACGTCCATCAACACCGGCACCACGTCCTCCCAGGTCATGGCCAGCCCGACCGGGCTCAACTTCATCAACGTGGTCGGGTCCGTTTG TCCACAGACGTTGATGGGAGGCCCCAACCCCATGCTGGGCTGCAGTCCAGGGATCAACCTGAGTGGAATACTGCCCTCTGGTGGCCTCATGTCAGGCGCTCTGCCCACCATGCAGTCCACAGCGCAGGCTG GGAGCCCATTCAGTCTGAACAACACCCAAGGATTAAGACCTCTGAATCTGCTCCAG ATCCCTCAGATGATCTTCAACCCACTGCAACAGCCACAGCTGTCCCAGTTTTCCCCGCAGCAGCAGAACAGCCAGTCGACCACATCCAGCCCTCTACAACAGGGGGAGCTG ACTGATCAAACTGCCGCTGATCAGGGCCTTGGAGCCCAGCAAACAGCCGTCATCAACCTGACTGGAGTTGGAGGATTCATGTCTTCTCAGGCTGCTg TGCTGTCGCAGCTGGGCTGCGGTCTGGAGAGGCCCGGGCCCAGCCTGCCGTCTCCAAGGctccagcaacagcagcaccagccacAGATCCAA TTGCAATTCTTGCAGCACcaaatgcagcagcagcagcagcaaatggCTATGGCAGCGGGGGCGGCACCCCAGGTGGGGCTgccgcagcaacagcagcattcCGCCAGCCAAGCAAGAAGTAAACGGAAGCGCAGCACAccctaa
- the supt20 gene encoding transcription factor SPT20 homolog isoform X1, protein MQQCLEYALDRAEYIVESARQRPAKRRASSSGRKSLYQKLYELYIEECEKEPELKKLRRNVNLLEKLVAQESISCLVINLYPGNEGYSLMLRGKNGSDSETIRLPYEEAELLEYLDAEELPPVLVDLLEKSQVNIFHCGCVIAEVRDYRQSGNTKIPSCQTHHILLRPTMQTLICDVHSMTSDHHRWTQDDKLQLESQLILATAEPLCLDPSISVTCTANRLLYNKQKMNTRSMKRCFKRHSRAALNRQLEMANFPTPPQLRLFDYLQKRKERKPAPSIDLKISKAGNSVDMWKQSACQLTVPSEIDVEKYAVVEKSVKIEDSQPTVWPAQEVKDDYTFECEVNGQTQKTKVTIFQSVGDPLFYGKIFSAKDSKTEEDVPDLHLIHPPFLIGSKTDADRFLKQYKEVYERDVKCQVKMSHNSGSSVSQGPLSPNREAETDTFSGLVQSSVLGKGVRHRPPPIKLPATSTSSSGNPYSSQTSSGHLKCPTPPPAKNQSLTRKHSMDQVGLLSPAALSPMGSSQRSGTPKPSTPTPTNTPCSTPHPADALSATPLTSLTPTLQDAAVVAQQQQQQTPTLLAPFAQQQMALSQALPVMTIPLPTSINTGTTSSQVMASPTGLNFINVVGSVCSPQTLMGGPNPMLGCSPGINLSGILPSGGLMSGALPTMQSTAQAGSPFSLNNTQGLRPLNLLQIPQMIFNPLQQPQLSQFSPQQQNSQSTTSSPLQQGELTDQTAADQGLGAQQTAVINLTGVGGFMSSQAAVLSQLGCGLERPGPSLPSPRLQQQQHQPQIQLQFLQHQMQQQQQQMAMAAGAAPQVGLPQQQQHSASQARSKRKRSTP, encoded by the exons ATG CAGCAGTGTTTGGAATATGCATTGGATCGGGCCGAG TACATCGTTGAAAGCGCTCGTCAGCGACCTGCAAAGAGGAGGGCCTCTTCTAGCGGGAGGAAATCATTATATCAGAAACTCTACGAGTTATACATTGAAGAATGTGAAAAAGAACCAGAGTTGAAG AAGCTGAGAAGAAATGTCAATCTACTTGAGAAGTTGGTTGCGCAGGAGTCCATATCATGCCTTGTGATTAACTTATACCCTGGGAATGAAGGGTACTCACTGATGCTGAGGGGGAAGAATGGATCTG ATTCAGAGACGATTCGGCTACCATATGAAGAAGCTGAGTTGTTGGAGTACCTCGATGCTGAGGAGTTGCCCCCTGTCCTAGTTGACCTTCTGGAAAAATCACAG GTGAATATATTCCACTGTGGCTGTGTTATTGCCGAGGTCCGAGACTACAGGCAGTCGGGGAACACCAAGATTCCCTCCTGTcaaacccatcacattttattaCGACCCACTATGCAG ACCCTTATCTGTGATGTCCATTCGATGACGAGTGACCATCATAGATGGACCCAG GATGATAAGCTGCAGCTGGAGTCTCAGCTGATCTTGGCCACAGCAGAGCCTCTCTGCCTGGACCCCTCTATCTCTGTGACCTGCACAGCCAACCGCCTTCTCTACAACAAACAGAAGATGAACACACGCTCCATGAAACG GTGTTTCAAGAGGCACTCGCGTGCCGCGCTAAACCGGCAGCTGGAGATGGCCAACTTCCCCACGCCGCCTCAGCTCCGGCTCTTTGACTACCtgcagaagaggaaggagaggaaaccAGCACCTTCAATAGACCTTAAGATCTCCAAGGCCGGCAAT AGCGTTGACATGTGGAAACAGAGTGCCTGCCAGCTCACCGTCCCATCAGAAATCGat GTGGAGAAGTATGCAGTGGTGGAGAAGTCAGTGAAAATAGAAGACTCACAGCCTACGGTTTGGCCAGCACAG GAGGTGAAAGATGACTACACTTTTGAGTGTGAGGTAAACGGTCAGACTCAGAAGACGAAGGTGACCATCTTCCAGTCGGTGGGAGATCCCCTGTTCTATGGTAAAATCTTCAGCGCCAAAGACTCCAAAACTGAGGAGGACGTTCCGGACCTTCACCTCATCCATCCACC GTTCCTAATAGGTTCAAAGACTGATGCTGACCG gtttTTGAAGCAGTATAAGGAAGTGTATGAGAGGGACGTTAAGTGTCAGGTGAAGATGTCCCACAATTCGGGAAGCTCCGTGTCCCAGGGGCCGCTCTCTCCGAACCGTGAGGCGGAG acGGACACTTTCTCAGGACTTGTGCAGTCCTCAGTTCTGGGAAAGGGAGTGAGGCACCGACCACCTCCCATCAAACTTCCAGCCACTAGCACCAGCTCCTCAG GTAATCCATATAGCTCACAGACCTCTTCAGGTCATCTAAAGTGCCCAACTCCCCCGCCTGCTAAAAACCAGTCCCTGACCCGGAAGCACTCCATGGATCAGGTCGGCCTGCTGTCCCCGGCCGCCCTCTCCCCCATGGGCTCATCACAAA GGTCAGGGACGCCAAAGCCTTCGACGCCCACCCCCACGAACACGCCGTGCTCCACGCCGCACCCGGCCGACGCCCTGAGTGCCACGCCGCTGACGTCGCTGACGCCCACGCTGCAGGACGCAGCCGTGgtggcgcagcagcagcagcagcagacgccCACCCTCCTCGCCCCGTTCGCCCAGCAGCAGATGGCGCTGAGCCAGGCCCTGCCCGTCATGACCATCCCCCTGCCAACGTCCATCAACACCGGCACCACGTCCTCCCAGGTCATGGCCAGCCCGACCGGGCTCAACTTCATCAACGTGGTCGGGTCCGTTTG CAGTCCACAGACGTTGATGGGAGGCCCCAACCCCATGCTGGGCTGCAGTCCAGGGATCAACCTGAGTGGAATACTGCCCTCTGGTGGCCTCATGTCAGGCGCTCTGCCCACCATGCAGTCCACAGCGCAGGCTG GGAGCCCATTCAGTCTGAACAACACCCAAGGATTAAGACCTCTGAATCTGCTCCAG ATCCCTCAGATGATCTTCAACCCACTGCAACAGCCACAGCTGTCCCAGTTTTCCCCGCAGCAGCAGAACAGCCAGTCGACCACATCCAGCCCTCTACAACAGGGGGAGCTG ACTGATCAAACTGCCGCTGATCAGGGCCTTGGAGCCCAGCAAACAGCCGTCATCAACCTGACTGGAGTTGGAGGATTCATGTCTTCTCAGGCTGCTg TGCTGTCGCAGCTGGGCTGCGGTCTGGAGAGGCCCGGGCCCAGCCTGCCGTCTCCAAGGctccagcaacagcagcaccagccacAGATCCAA TTGCAATTCTTGCAGCACcaaatgcagcagcagcagcagcaaatggCTATGGCAGCGGGGGCGGCACCCCAGGTGGGGCTgccgcagcaacagcagcattcCGCCAGCCAAGCAAGAAGTAAACGGAAGCGCAGCACAccctaa
- the supt20 gene encoding transcription factor SPT20 homolog isoform X4, translating into MQQCLEYALDRAEYIVESARQRPAKRRASSSGRKSLYQKLYELYIEECEKEPELKKLRRNVNLLEKLVAQESISCLVINLYPGNEGYSLMLRGKNGSDSETIRLPYEEAELLEYLDAEELPPVLVDLLEKSQVNIFHCGCVIAEVRDYRQSGNTKIPSCQTHHILLRPTMQTLICDVHSMTSDHHRWTQDDKLQLESQLILATAEPLCLDPSISVTCTANRLLYNKQKMNTRSMKRCFKRHSRAALNRQLEMANFPTPPQLRLFDYLQKRKERKPAPSIDLKISKAGNSVDMWKQSACQLTVPSEIDVEKYAVVEKSVKIEDSQPTVWPAQEVKDDYTFECEVNGQTQKTKVTIFQSVGDPLFYGKIFSAKDSKTEEDVPDLHLIHPPFLIGSKTDADRFLKQYKEVYERDVKCQVKMSHNSGSSVSQGPLSPNREAETDTFSGLVQSSVLGKGVRHRPPPIKLPATSTSSSGNPYSSQTSSGHLKCPTPPPAKNQSLTRKHSMDQVGLLSPAALSPMGSSQRSGTPKPSTPTPTNTPCSTPHPADALSATPLTSLTPTLQDAAVVAQQQQQQTPTLLAPFAQQQMALSQALPVMTIPLPTSINTGTTSSQVMASPTGLNFINVVGSVCSPQTLMGGPNPMLGCSPGINLSGILPSGGLMSGALPTMQSTAQAGSPFSLNNTQGLRPLNLLQIPQMIFNPLQQPQLSQFSPQQQNSQSTTSSPLQQGELTDQTAADQGLGAQQTAVINLTGVGGFMSSQAAVAILAAPNAAAAAANGYGSGGGTPGGAAAATAAFRQPSKK; encoded by the exons ATG CAGCAGTGTTTGGAATATGCATTGGATCGGGCCGAG TACATCGTTGAAAGCGCTCGTCAGCGACCTGCAAAGAGGAGGGCCTCTTCTAGCGGGAGGAAATCATTATATCAGAAACTCTACGAGTTATACATTGAAGAATGTGAAAAAGAACCAGAGTTGAAG AAGCTGAGAAGAAATGTCAATCTACTTGAGAAGTTGGTTGCGCAGGAGTCCATATCATGCCTTGTGATTAACTTATACCCTGGGAATGAAGGGTACTCACTGATGCTGAGGGGGAAGAATGGATCTG ATTCAGAGACGATTCGGCTACCATATGAAGAAGCTGAGTTGTTGGAGTACCTCGATGCTGAGGAGTTGCCCCCTGTCCTAGTTGACCTTCTGGAAAAATCACAG GTGAATATATTCCACTGTGGCTGTGTTATTGCCGAGGTCCGAGACTACAGGCAGTCGGGGAACACCAAGATTCCCTCCTGTcaaacccatcacattttattaCGACCCACTATGCAG ACCCTTATCTGTGATGTCCATTCGATGACGAGTGACCATCATAGATGGACCCAG GATGATAAGCTGCAGCTGGAGTCTCAGCTGATCTTGGCCACAGCAGAGCCTCTCTGCCTGGACCCCTCTATCTCTGTGACCTGCACAGCCAACCGCCTTCTCTACAACAAACAGAAGATGAACACACGCTCCATGAAACG GTGTTTCAAGAGGCACTCGCGTGCCGCGCTAAACCGGCAGCTGGAGATGGCCAACTTCCCCACGCCGCCTCAGCTCCGGCTCTTTGACTACCtgcagaagaggaaggagaggaaaccAGCACCTTCAATAGACCTTAAGATCTCCAAGGCCGGCAAT AGCGTTGACATGTGGAAACAGAGTGCCTGCCAGCTCACCGTCCCATCAGAAATCGat GTGGAGAAGTATGCAGTGGTGGAGAAGTCAGTGAAAATAGAAGACTCACAGCCTACGGTTTGGCCAGCACAG GAGGTGAAAGATGACTACACTTTTGAGTGTGAGGTAAACGGTCAGACTCAGAAGACGAAGGTGACCATCTTCCAGTCGGTGGGAGATCCCCTGTTCTATGGTAAAATCTTCAGCGCCAAAGACTCCAAAACTGAGGAGGACGTTCCGGACCTTCACCTCATCCATCCACC GTTCCTAATAGGTTCAAAGACTGATGCTGACCG gtttTTGAAGCAGTATAAGGAAGTGTATGAGAGGGACGTTAAGTGTCAGGTGAAGATGTCCCACAATTCGGGAAGCTCCGTGTCCCAGGGGCCGCTCTCTCCGAACCGTGAGGCGGAG acGGACACTTTCTCAGGACTTGTGCAGTCCTCAGTTCTGGGAAAGGGAGTGAGGCACCGACCACCTCCCATCAAACTTCCAGCCACTAGCACCAGCTCCTCAG GTAATCCATATAGCTCACAGACCTCTTCAGGTCATCTAAAGTGCCCAACTCCCCCGCCTGCTAAAAACCAGTCCCTGACCCGGAAGCACTCCATGGATCAGGTCGGCCTGCTGTCCCCGGCCGCCCTCTCCCCCATGGGCTCATCACAAA GGTCAGGGACGCCAAAGCCTTCGACGCCCACCCCCACGAACACGCCGTGCTCCACGCCGCACCCGGCCGACGCCCTGAGTGCCACGCCGCTGACGTCGCTGACGCCCACGCTGCAGGACGCAGCCGTGgtggcgcagcagcagcagcagcagacgccCACCCTCCTCGCCCCGTTCGCCCAGCAGCAGATGGCGCTGAGCCAGGCCCTGCCCGTCATGACCATCCCCCTGCCAACGTCCATCAACACCGGCACCACGTCCTCCCAGGTCATGGCCAGCCCGACCGGGCTCAACTTCATCAACGTGGTCGGGTCCGTTTG CAGTCCACAGACGTTGATGGGAGGCCCCAACCCCATGCTGGGCTGCAGTCCAGGGATCAACCTGAGTGGAATACTGCCCTCTGGTGGCCTCATGTCAGGCGCTCTGCCCACCATGCAGTCCACAGCGCAGGCTG GGAGCCCATTCAGTCTGAACAACACCCAAGGATTAAGACCTCTGAATCTGCTCCAG ATCCCTCAGATGATCTTCAACCCACTGCAACAGCCACAGCTGTCCCAGTTTTCCCCGCAGCAGCAGAACAGCCAGTCGACCACATCCAGCCCTCTACAACAGGGGGAGCTG ACTGATCAAACTGCCGCTGATCAGGGCCTTGGAGCCCAGCAAACAGCCGTCATCAACCTGACTGGAGTTGGAGGATTCATGTCTTCTCAGGCTGCTg TTGCAATTCTTGCAGCACcaaatgcagcagcagcagcagcaaatggCTATGGCAGCGGGGGCGGCACCCCAGGTGGGGCTgccgcagcaacagcagcattcCGCCAGCCAAGCAAGAAGTAA